In Syntrophorhabdaceae bacterium, one DNA window encodes the following:
- the carB gene encoding carbamoyl-phosphate synthase large subunit, whose product MPKRDDIKSVLIIGSGPIIIGQACEFDYSGAQACKALKEEGFKVILINSNPATIMTDPELAHVTYIEPITPYMVERIIEKERPDAILPTLGGQTALNVSLKVAEDGYLDRFHVEMIGANVDAIRKAEDRSLFKKAMKDIGLLVPESGYAKSISEAMEIAEQIDYPLIIRPSFTLGGTGGNIAYNRVEFEKYVQYGLDASPYHEILIEESVIGWKEYELEVMRDRKDNVVIICSIENLDPMGVHTGDSITVAPAQTLTDKEYQIMRDAAIKVIREIGVDTGGSNIQFAINPKNGKMYVIEMNPRVSRSSALASKATGFPIAKIAAKLAVGYTLDEIPNDITKKTPASFEPTIDYVVVKIPRFAFEKFPESDQTLTTQMKSVGEVMAIGRTFKEAFHKAIRSLEIGSYGLSRKSNEAQDLPLEAIIEKLRTPNWERLWYIANALKRGIDIDEIYEYTYIDRWFLNNIKDLVDFEEVLKRQSYPWDINNLRQAKELGFSDRYLSEIFHVTEDAVREARKNADIVPVYKTVDTCAAEFPAYTPYLYSTYEKPFYSIDETTDSLKTVLECEADPTDRKKVMILGSGPNRIGQGIEFDYCCVHAAFALKEEGFETIMVNCNPETVSTDYDTSDRLYFEPLTFEDVMSIVEKERPYGVIVQFGGQTPLKLAVPLARAGVNILGTSPDSIDRAEDRKRFDELLTKLNLKRPESGTAMTFQKAMDVANTIGYPVMVRPSYVLGGRAMEIVYDEKSLADYMKKAQDASPEHPILIDRFLENAVEVDVDAISDGIDVVIGGIMEHIEEAGIHSGDSACSIPPYSLSEDTVSEIKRQTILLAKELNVVGLMNCQYAVKDGEIYILEVNPRASRTIPFVSKATSRPLAKIAAKLMIGKRLKDMGITEEIVPAYTSVKEAVFSFIKFPGVDTLLGPEMKSTGEVMGTDCDFGRAFAKSQIGAGYTLPTKGTVFISVNDDDKPQVLSAMKMLSDCCLNIVATTGTAEFLNKQGIATQTVKKMTEGRPNVVDKIKNNEIAMIINIPKGIKSVKESYYIRRAALLYNIPYFTTIAGAKAAALAISTLVKEELHVTAIQEHYTLNKICNNLGVKYDR is encoded by the coding sequence ATGCCAAAAAGAGATGACATAAAAAGCGTCCTTATTATAGGTTCTGGACCGATCATAATAGGACAGGCATGTGAGTTTGACTATTCTGGTGCCCAGGCATGTAAGGCTCTTAAAGAGGAAGGTTTTAAGGTAATACTCATAAACTCAAACCCTGCCACCATCATGACCGACCCTGAGCTTGCCCATGTGACATACATTGAGCCCATAACCCCCTATATGGTGGAGAGGATAATAGAAAAGGAAAGACCAGATGCAATACTTCCCACCCTCGGAGGTCAGACCGCCTTAAATGTCTCTTTGAAAGTAGCAGAGGATGGATATCTGGATAGATTTCATGTGGAGATGATAGGTGCAAATGTGGATGCCATAAGAAAGGCAGAGGACAGAAGCCTTTTTAAAAAGGCCATGAAAGATATAGGACTATTAGTCCCAGAAAGTGGGTATGCTAAATCTATTTCAGAGGCCATGGAGATAGCAGAGCAGATAGACTATCCCCTTATCATAAGACCATCCTTCACCCTGGGCGGGACAGGTGGGAACATTGCCTACAACAGGGTAGAATTTGAAAAATATGTCCAGTATGGCCTTGATGCAAGCCCATATCACGAGATCCTCATTGAAGAATCTGTAATAGGCTGGAAGGAATATGAGCTCGAGGTAATGAGGGATAGAAAAGACAATGTGGTAATCATATGTTCTATAGAAAATCTCGATCCCATGGGTGTCCATACAGGGGATTCCATCACTGTGGCACCTGCCCAGACATTAACTGATAAAGAGTATCAGATCATGAGGGATGCGGCCATAAAGGTAATAAGGGAGATAGGGGTAGATACAGGCGGGTCAAATATACAGTTTGCCATAAATCCAAAAAACGGAAAGATGTATGTTATTGAGATGAACCCCAGGGTTTCAAGATCCTCTGCACTTGCAAGCAAGGCAACAGGGTTTCCCATTGCCAAGATTGCAGCCAAACTCGCTGTTGGTTATACCCTTGATGAAATACCAAACGATATAACAAAGAAAACCCCTGCATCATTTGAGCCTACCATAGATTATGTAGTGGTGAAGATACCCAGGTTTGCCTTTGAAAAATTCCCTGAATCAGACCAGACCCTAACAACTCAGATGAAGTCTGTAGGTGAGGTCATGGCAATCGGCAGGACATTCAAAGAGGCATTCCATAAGGCCATAAGATCCCTTGAAATAGGCTCATATGGACTTTCAAGAAAATCAAATGAGGCACAAGACCTTCCTTTAGAGGCCATCATTGAAAAATTGAGAACCCCTAATTGGGAAAGGCTCTGGTATATAGCAAATGCCCTCAAAAGAGGCATAGATATAGACGAGATATATGAATACACTTACATAGACAGATGGTTTTTAAACAATATAAAGGATTTGGTGGATTTTGAAGAGGTTTTAAAACGCCAATCATATCCTTGGGATATAAATAACTTGAGACAGGCAAAAGAACTTGGTTTTTCCGATAGGTATCTCAGTGAAATATTTCATGTGACAGAGGACGCAGTAAGAGAGGCAAGAAAAAACGCAGACATAGTCCCTGTATATAAAACAGTAGATACATGTGCAGCTGAGTTTCCTGCATATACACCTTATCTCTATTCAACCTATGAAAAACCATTCTATTCTATAGATGAAACAACGGATTCTTTAAAGACCGTCTTAGAATGTGAAGCAGACCCGACAGATAGAAAAAAGGTGATGATACTGGGAAGCGGTCCAAACAGGATAGGTCAGGGCATAGAATTTGATTATTGCTGTGTCCATGCTGCCTTTGCATTAAAGGAGGAGGGTTTCGAGACTATAATGGTAAACTGCAATCCCGAGACAGTATCTACAGATTATGACACCTCTGACAGGTTATATTTTGAACCCCTTACATTTGAGGATGTCATGTCTATAGTGGAGAAAGAAAGGCCTTATGGTGTTATTGTCCAGTTTGGCGGACAGACTCCCCTTAAGCTTGCAGTCCCCCTTGCCAGGGCAGGGGTAAACATACTGGGGACATCTCCTGATTCCATAGACAGGGCAGAAGACAGAAAAAGGTTTGATGAGCTTTTAACCAAATTAAACCTCAAAAGACCGGAAAGCGGAACTGCCATGACATTCCAGAAGGCAATGGATGTGGCAAACACAATAGGTTATCCTGTTATGGTAAGGCCTTCTTATGTCCTGGGCGGAAGGGCCATGGAGATAGTCTACGATGAAAAAAGCCTTGCTGATTATATGAAAAAGGCACAAGATGCATCACCTGAACACCCTATCCTCATTGACAGATTTCTTGAAAATGCCGTTGAGGTGGATGTGGATGCCATAAGTGACGGCATTGATGTAGTTATAGGTGGCATAATGGAACACATAGAAGAGGCAGGCATCCATTCAGGTGATTCTGCTTGTTCCATACCGCCATACTCTCTATCAGAAGACACTGTTTCTGAGATAAAAAGACAGACCATACTACTGGCAAAGGAATTAAATGTCGTAGGGCTTATGAACTGTCAATATGCAGTAAAAGATGGTGAGATCTATATCTTAGAGGTCAATCCCAGGGCATCGAGGACTATCCCCTTTGTGAGCAAGGCTACAAGTAGACCTTTAGCAAAGATTGCCGCAAAGCTCATGATAGGGAAAAGACTAAAAGACATGGGCATTACAGAAGAGATTGTCCCTGCCTATACATCTGTAAAAGAGGCGGTATTCTCCTTTATAAAATTCCCCGGTGTGGATACTTTACTTGGCCCTGAGATGAAATCTACTGGAGAGGTCATGGGGACAGACTGTGATTTTGGCAGGGCGTTTGCAAAATCCCAGATAGGGGCCGGCTATACACTCCCCACAAAAGGCACAGTATTTATAAGCGTAAACGATGATGACAAACCCCAAGTCCTGTCTGCCATGAAGATGCTTTCTGACTGTTGTTTGAATATAGTGGCTACCACAGGGACGGCAGAGTTTTTGAACAAACAAGGTATTGCTACCCAGACTGTTAAAAAGATGACCGAAGGTAGGCCAAATGTGGTTGATAAGATAAAGAACAACGAGATTGCTATGATTATCAATATCCCCAAAGGTATTAAATCTGTAAAAGAATCATATTATATAAGGAGGGCTGCTCTTCTATATAATATCCCTTACTTTACCACCATTGCAGGCGCAAAAGCAGCGGCTCTCGCCATCTCCACCCTTGTGAAGGAAGAACTCCACGTTACAGCCATCCAGGAACACTACACATTGAACAAAATATGTAATAATCTGGGGGTAAAATATGACAGATAG
- a CDS encoding NAD+ synthase: MTDSIRIAMCQINPTVGNLKGNEKKIIQYLKEALSNHADIICFPEMVITGYPPEDLILKPHFVQESLNVLNEISKEVADVVTVCGFIDREEDRLYNAAAVIYNNSIYGIYHKALLPNYGVFDEKRYFKPGGEPIVFQYGPFKFGVNICEDIWFKEGPTRLQAMASATLIININASPYQEGKIKIREDVIRARAKESNIYVAYTNMVGGQDELVFDGGSMITDNEGNIIARAKQFEEVILYGDIPLKSLIKEEDSSKKKAWSHRIIKISDTIKPRKRESVYSAPFIYLEPEEEIYKALILGLRDYVNKNGFNGVVIGLSGGIDSSIVCAIACDAIGNENVHGVFMPSPYTSHESREDVYELARNLHITVSEIPIDSIFKAYLKTLTPYFKGLKEDITEENLQARVRGNIIMALSNKFGWLVLTTGNKSEMSVGYATLYGDMAGGFAVIKDVPKTMVYRLARYRNKKGMAIPERVLVKEPSAELRPNQKDTDSLPPYEILDAILKEYVEENKGLDDIIKMGINAEIAKKVIRLVDNSEYKRRQSPPGIKITPMAFGKDRRMPITNNFRQY, from the coding sequence ATGACAGATAGCATAAGAATAGCCATGTGCCAGATAAATCCCACAGTAGGTAACTTAAAGGGGAATGAAAAAAAGATTATCCAATACCTAAAAGAGGCCCTCTCTAACCATGCAGATATCATCTGCTTTCCTGAAATGGTAATAACAGGTTACCCACCAGAAGACCTTATCTTAAAACCTCATTTTGTTCAGGAAAGTTTAAATGTATTGAATGAGATATCAAAAGAGGTTGCTGATGTAGTCACTGTTTGTGGTTTTATAGATAGGGAAGAGGACAGGCTCTATAATGCTGCCGCTGTCATATATAACAACTCTATTTACGGTATCTATCATAAGGCACTACTTCCAAACTATGGTGTCTTCGATGAAAAAAGGTATTTCAAGCCAGGTGGGGAGCCTATAGTATTCCAGTATGGACCTTTCAAATTCGGTGTAAACATCTGCGAGGATATATGGTTTAAAGAGGGGCCTACAAGGCTTCAGGCAATGGCATCTGCCACTTTGATAATCAACATAAATGCCTCACCATATCAGGAAGGAAAGATTAAGATCCGTGAAGATGTAATAAGGGCCAGGGCAAAGGAATCTAATATATATGTGGCATATACAAATATGGTAGGAGGGCAGGATGAACTGGTCTTTGATGGCGGGAGCATGATTACAGATAATGAGGGCAACATTATTGCAAGGGCAAAACAGTTCGAAGAGGTGATCCTCTATGGAGATATACCTTTAAAATCCCTTATCAAAGAGGAGGATAGCTCAAAGAAAAAGGCATGGTCACACAGAATCATTAAGATATCCGATACCATTAAACCAAGGAAAAGAGAGTCTGTCTATTCAGCGCCGTTTATTTATTTAGAGCCTGAAGAGGAGATATATAAGGCGCTTATTTTAGGACTCCGTGATTATGTAAATAAAAACGGTTTTAATGGTGTGGTAATAGGGCTAAGCGGAGGAATTGATTCATCCATAGTATGCGCTATAGCATGCGATGCCATAGGAAACGAGAACGTCCATGGTGTATTTATGCCGTCTCCATATACGTCCCATGAATCCAGGGAAGATGTATATGAATTGGCTCGTAACCTTCATATCACTGTGAGCGAAATACCCATTGATTCCATATTCAAAGCATATCTAAAGACCCTTACCCCATATTTCAAAGGATTAAAAGAGGACATAACAGAGGAGAATCTCCAGGCAAGGGTAAGGGGGAACATAATTATGGCACTTTCCAATAAATTCGGCTGGCTTGTCCTAACTACAGGAAATAAATCAGAGATGAGCGTAGGCTATGCAACCCTATACGGTGATATGGCAGGTGGATTTGCAGTAATCAAAGATGTGCCCAAGACAATGGTATACAGGCTTGCGAGGTATAGAAATAAAAAAGGTATGGCGATACCTGAAAGGGTTCTTGTAAAAGAGCCATCTGCAGAACTAAGACCCAACCAAAAGGATACTGACTCTCTACCACCCTATGAAATCCTCGATGCCATATTAAAGGAATATGTGGAAGAAAATAAAGGGCTCGACGATATTATTAAAATGGGTATAAATGCTGAGATAGCCAAAAAGGTCATAAGGCTTGTAGATAATAGCGAATACAAGAGAAGACAATCCCCACCGGGTATAAAGATAACACCCATGGCATTCGGAAAAGACAGGAGGATGCCCATCACAAACAACTTCAGACAATATTAA
- the katG gene encoding catalase/peroxidase HPI yields MDKNLENQGVTEGQKDAKEMGKTVKDWWPNQLDLKILHQNSPLGNPMGKDFNYAKEFKSLDLEAVKKDLQKLMTDSQDWWPADFGHYGPLLIRMAWHSAGTYRIGDGRGGAGTGQQRFAPLNSWPDNVNLDKARRLLWPVKRKYGKKISWADLMILAGNVALESMGFKTIGFGGGREDWWEPDQSVYWGSEGEWLEDKRHSSKGDLENPLAAVQMGLIYVNPEGPNGNPDPIAAAKDIRDTFGRMGMNDEETVALIAGGHSFGKCHGAGPATHLGPEPEAAPIEEQGLGWKSTFGTGKGPDTITSGLEVTWTVTPTKWSNNFFYNLFRYEWELTKSPAGANQWVAKDAPTIVPDAHDPHKKHPPTMLTTDLSLRFDPGFEKISRRFMEHPEEFANAFAKAWFKLTHRDMGPKSRYLGPDVPAEDFIWQDPIPPVDHPLIDDKDMALLKSKILSSGLSISELVYTAWSSASTFRGSDKRGGANGARIRLAPQKDWEVNEPEQLKKVLDAYKTIQKEFNASDGGGKKVSLADLIVLGGCAAVEKAAKNAGYDVVVPFTPGRTDAFEEQTDIASFSVLEPLYDGFRNYLKTSYSVPAEKLLIDKAQLLTLTAPEMTVLVGGMRVLNANFGRSKHGVFTHRPEILTNDFFVNLLDMAIEWKPTSIARETFEGYDRKKGELKWSATRVDLIFGHDAQLRAIAEVYACSDGEEKFIRDFIAAWDKVMNLDRFDLMK; encoded by the coding sequence ATGGACAAAAACTTAGAAAATCAAGGAGTAACAGAAGGGCAAAAAGATGCAAAGGAAATGGGAAAAACCGTTAAAGATTGGTGGCCCAATCAGTTAGATTTAAAGATACTCCACCAAAATTCACCTCTCGGTAATCCCATGGGCAAGGATTTCAACTACGCCAAAGAATTTAAAAGTCTTGATCTTGAGGCAGTGAAAAAAGACCTTCAAAAACTCATGACCGATTCACAGGATTGGTGGCCTGCAGATTTTGGCCATTATGGACCTTTATTGATACGTATGGCATGGCATTCTGCAGGCACATATCGCATCGGTGACGGACGTGGCGGAGCAGGAACAGGACAGCAAAGATTTGCACCTTTAAATAGCTGGCCTGATAATGTGAATCTCGATAAGGCAAGGAGGCTTCTCTGGCCCGTTAAAAGGAAATATGGCAAAAAGATATCCTGGGCCGACCTTATGATACTTGCCGGCAATGTGGCTTTGGAATCCATGGGTTTTAAGACCATAGGTTTTGGAGGGGGCAGGGAAGACTGGTGGGAACCAGATCAAAGCGTATATTGGGGCTCTGAAGGTGAGTGGCTTGAAGATAAACGTCATTCATCCAAAGGGGATCTGGAAAATCCACTTGCTGCAGTGCAGATGGGTCTTATCTATGTAAATCCAGAAGGGCCAAACGGCAACCCAGATCCCATAGCTGCAGCAAAAGATATAAGAGACACATTCGGGCGTATGGGTATGAACGATGAAGAAACAGTAGCACTTATTGCAGGGGGACATTCTTTTGGTAAATGCCACGGTGCAGGCCCCGCCACCCATTTAGGTCCTGAGCCAGAGGCGGCACCAATTGAAGAACAGGGGCTTGGATGGAAGAGCACCTTTGGAACAGGAAAAGGACCTGATACCATAACAAGCGGTTTAGAAGTTACTTGGACTGTAACACCTACAAAATGGAGCAACAATTTTTTCTATAATCTCTTTCGTTATGAATGGGAATTAACAAAAAGCCCTGCCGGTGCCAATCAATGGGTGGCAAAAGATGCGCCTACAATTGTCCCTGATGCCCACGACCCCCATAAAAAACATCCTCCCACCATGCTCACCACAGACCTTTCATTAAGATTTGACCCGGGATTTGAGAAGATCTCAAGGCGCTTCATGGAGCATCCGGAAGAGTTTGCCAATGCATTTGCTAAGGCATGGTTTAAGCTAACCCACAGAGATATGGGGCCAAAGAGTCGTTATCTCGGCCCTGATGTTCCTGCCGAGGACTTTATATGGCAGGACCCTATCCCCCCTGTAGATCATCCGTTAATAGACGATAAGGATATGGCCTTATTAAAGTCAAAAATCCTATCCTCAGGGCTCTCTATATCAGAACTTGTCTACACTGCATGGTCTTCTGCATCTACCTTTAGAGGATCAGACAAACGGGGCGGAGCAAATGGAGCACGCATAAGATTGGCGCCACAGAAAGACTGGGAGGTCAATGAACCTGAACAACTCAAAAAGGTCTTGGATGCCTACAAGACAATACAGAAGGAATTCAATGCCTCTGATGGAGGAGGTAAAAAGGTATCCCTTGCAGATCTCATTGTCCTCGGCGGTTGTGCTGCAGTGGAAAAGGCAGCAAAAAATGCTGGTTATGACGTAGTTGTGCCATTTACACCTGGTAGAACCGATGCATTTGAGGAACAGACAGATATAGCCTCCTTTTCTGTCCTCGAACCCTTATACGACGGCTTCCGCAATTATCTAAAGACAAGCTATAGTGTCCCTGCAGAAAAATTGCTCATAGATAAGGCCCAATTGCTGACACTTACGGCACCGGAAATGACGGTCTTGGTGGGTGGTATGAGGGTTTTAAATGCCAATTTCGGCAGGTCAAAACATGGTGTATTTACCCATAGACCCGAGATCCTCACCAATGACTTTTTTGTAAATCTCCTTGACATGGCCATTGAATGGAAACCCACTTCCATTGCAAGGGAGACCTTTGAAGGATATGATAGAAAAAAAGGTGAACTTAAATGGAGTGCCACAAGGGTGGACCTCATATTCGGCCATGATGCCCAGCTAAGGGCTATAGCAGAAGTATATGCCTGTTCCGATGGAGAAGAAAAATTTATCAGGGATTTTATAGCAGCCTGGGATAAGGTCATGAACCTAGACCGCTTTGACTTAATGAAATAA